The genomic interval CAAATATTCCATAACGGCAGCCAAGTAGACAGGAGCACCGGCACCTACACGTTCAGCATAGTTGCCCTTACGAAGGAGGCGGTGAATACGACCAACGGGAAACTGAAGACCAGCACGGTTAGAACGCGACTTTGCCTTTCCCTTCACTTTTCCACCTTTACCGCGACCagacattttcttattttctttatttcactgTTTCACTGCTAGCACACAAATATCGAATGTTATTGACATCAAACCTCACGACTAttgtatttatacttttttcaaCTAACCACTTCTTCAGTTTAGAGTAGAGAGTTGAACGGGCTGTTAACATGAAAGCGTCGTTCgaaaaaagtataaatgcTAAGCAACTGTAGGGTGTCTGTCAAACATTTGTGGAGTGAATTAAAGTGAACGTTTGTGAATAATAATGCCGCCGAAAACAAGTGGGAAGGCAGCCAAAAAGGCTGGTAAGGCTCAGAAAAACATTACCAAGAatgacaagaagaagaagcgcaaGAGGAAGGAAAGCTACGCTATCTACATTTACAAAGTGCTCAAGCAGGTCCACCCTGACACCGGCATTTCGTCAAAGGCGATGAGCATAATGAACAGCTTTGTTAACGACATTTTCGAGCGTATTGCTGCCGAGGCCTCCCGTTTGGCTCACTACAACAAACGCTCGACTATTACCAGTCGGGAAATCCAAACCGCAGTACGTCTTTTGCTGCCCGGCGAATTGGCCAAGCACGCTGTCAGTGAGGGAACAAAAGCAGTTACAAAGTACACCAGCTCCAAGTAAAATTCAGCTAGATGTGCATTGTACgggaagcaaacaaaagcaaaaggcccTTTTCAGGGCCACAAATCTCTTTTTCaaggaattaaaaatatttttaaatatcagaATATTGtccatatatagatacatatttcaGAAAATTAACATAGTAATCAAACAGTCGTCATccttatgaaataaaaaagataacTAAATATCTGTTGGCTACAGCAGTGGATCAGTATTCCATACTATCCCGACTAgtaatattttttgcaaatatccAATAGCTCTTTTTTGCTATTCTAGCTGAAAATGTCTCAATAGGCAAACGCGTACAGTTTTTTTCGAGCATGATACTGCAAGTGAAATTCGGTGAGatagaaaatatgtaatttgtttttagattATTCCTATCACAGTGTTGTCTTTTTTGGTATGATGGACAGATTTTTGTACATTAAATTCAAGATGTATATAGGAAAATATCAATctctttgtttaaaatattttgtggtcctgaaaaggaccgattttttttttatatttatgtattagagACGAGGTAGACTTAAGCGCGCTCCCCACGAATACGTCTGGCCAGTTGAATGTCCTTGGGCATGATGGTGACACGCTTAGCGTGGATAGCACACAAATTTGTATCTTCGAATAGGCCAACTAGATAGGCTTCGCTAGCTTCCTGCAAGGCCATCACAGCCGAGCTCTGGAAACGTAAGTCGGTCTTGAAGTCTTGAGCAATTTCGCGTACTAAACGCTGGAACGGCAACTTGCGAATAAGCAGTTCTGTGCTCTTCTGGTAGCGGCGAATTTCACGCAGGGCAACAGTGCCTGGCCTATAGCGATGAGGTTTCTTCACACCACCAGTTGCTGGAGCACTTTTACGTGCTGCCTTAGTAGCTAACTGTTTCCGAGGGGCCTTTCCTCCAGTTGATTTACGAGCAGTTTGCTTAGTACGAGCCATCTTTCTTTCACAATTCCAACTTCACACTGTCACTgttaaaaacacaataatcGTGCGTCTCGTTTGTGTATCGCTTATATAGAAAATGAGTGATAAGTTAGAAAGAGAACGATATATTCGCTGTTCGTCGCTTTGCCGATTATGTTACGAGGGTAGGGTGTGAGCGAGATGGAAATATTCTTGTACTCTTTCGAGTTTTGGATATTTTTGGTATAAATATAAGCGCTGCCCGAAGAGCTAGCATTAGTACCTCAGTGACATTCGTGGtgttaagttaaataaaaatataaagtgaAGAATGACTGGTCGTGGTAAAGGTGGCAAAGGCTTGGGTAAAGGCGGCGCCAAACGTCATCGCAAAGTGTTGCGTGATAATATCCAGGGCATCACGAAACCAGCTATCCGGCGTTTAGCTCGACGTGGTGGCGTAAAACGTATTTCTGGTCTTATTTATGAGGAAACTCGCGGTGTTCTAAAGGTTTTCTTGGAGAATGTCATCCGTGATGCGGTCACATACACCGAACACGCTAAGAGGAAGACAGTCACAGCCATGGATGTTGTTTATGCGCTGAAAAGACAAGGCCGTACCCTGTACGGTTTTGGcggttaaaaagaaaatgtagaaTTTATGTTGACACAATCGGTCCTTTTCAGGACCACCAATCCATTTTATTAAAAGAgatcaaaaacatttaattcaatttaaatcaacCAGAATCACCGATCTTCGTTTGTTTGacatattttgtgcttgttttgAATCTATCACAAACGTAAGACAATATTGCACAAATTTATTGACTAGCACACGATGACTGTACTTTTGACCTCTAGGATGTACCTTATATTATTGAATCGATTTTTGTTACCTTAGtgaataaaaagataatctcttttttaacattttgggTTGTCCTGAAAAGGACGCTTGGTTTCGactatttacaaatgtatacgctgtgttttttttagtttagtgAACCATCAAATTATGCCTTCTTTTCAGTCTTCTTGGGCAACAGAACTGCTTGGATGTTGGGCAAAACACCGCCCTGGGCAATGGTGACGCCCGAAAGCAGTTTGTTTAACTCCTCATCGTTACGAATGGCCAATTGCAAATGGCGAGGGATAATTCTGGTTTTCTTGTTGTCGCGTGCAGCATTGCCAGCCAACTCCAAAACTTCAGCGGCCAAATATTCCATAACGGCAGCCAAGTAGACAGGAGCACCGGCACCTACACGTTCAGCATAGTTGCCCTTACGAAGGAGGCGGTGAATACGACCAACGGGAAACTGAAGACCAGCACGGTTAGAACGCGACTTTGCCTTTCCCTTCACTTTTCCACCTTTACCGCGACCagacattttcttattttctttatttcactgTTTCACTGCTAGCACACAAATATCGAATGTTATTGACATCAAACCTCACGACTAttgtatttatacttttttcaaCTAACCACTTCTTCAGTTTAGAGTAGAGAGTTGAACGGGCTGTTAACATGAAAGCGTCGTTCgaaaaaagtataaatgcTAAGCAACTGTAGGGTGTCTGTCAAACATTTGTGGAGTGAATTAAAGTGAACGTTTGTGAATAATAATGCCGCCGAAAACAAGTGGGAAGGCAGCCAAAAAGGCTGGTAAGGCTCAGAAAAACATTACCAAGAatgacaagaagaagaagcgcaaGAGGAAGGAAAGCTACGCTATCTACATTTACAAAGTGCTCAAGCAGGTCCACCCTGACACCGGCATTTCGTCAAAGGCGATGAGCATAATGAACAGCTTTGTTAACGACATTTTCGAGCGTATTGCTGCCGAGGCCTCCCGTTTGGCTCACTACAACAAACGCTCGACTATTACCAGTCGGGAAATCCAAACCGCAGTACGTCTTTTGCTGCCCGGCGAATTGGCCAAGCACGCTGTCAGTGAGGGAACAAAAGCAGTTACAAAGTACACCAGCTCCAAGTAAAATTCAGCTAGATGTGCATTGTACgggaagcaaacaaaagcaaaaggcccTTTTCAGGGCCACAAATCTCTTTTTCaaggaattaaaaatatttttaaatatcagaATATTGtccatatatagatacatatttcaGAAAATTAACATAGTAATCAAACAGTCGTCATccttatgaaataaaaaagataacTAAATATCTGTTGGCTACAGCAGTGGATCAGTATTCCATACTATCCCGACTAgtaatattttttgcaaatatccAATAGCTCTTTTTTGCTATTCTAGCTGAAAATGTCTCAATAGGCAAACGCGTACAGTTTTTTTCGAGCATGATACTGCAAGTGAAATTCGGTGAGatagaaaatatgtaatttgtttttagattATTCCTATCACAGTGTTGTCTTTTTTGGTATGATGGACAGATTTTTGTACATTAAATTCAAGATGTATATAGGAAAATATCAATctctttgtttaaaatattttgtggtcctgaaaaggaccgattttttttttatatttatgtattagagACGAGGTAGACTTAAGCGCGCTCCCCACGAATACGTCTGGCCAGTTGAATGTCCTTGGGCATGATGGTGACACGCTTAGCGTGGATAGCACACAAATTTGTATCTTCGAATAGGCCAACTAGATAGGCTTCGCTAGCTTCCTGCAAGGCCATCACAGCCGAGCTCTGGAAACGTAAGTCGGTCTTGAAGTCTTGAGCAATTTCGCGTACTAAACGCTGGAACGGCAACTTGCGAATAAGCAGTTCTGTGCTCTTCTGGTAGCGACGAATTTCACGCAGGGCAACAGTGCCTGGCCTATAGCGATGAGGTTTCTTCACACCACCAGTTGCTGGAGCACTTTTACGTGCTGCCTTAGTAGCTAACTGTTTCCGAGGGGCCTTTCCTCCAGTTGATTTACGAGCAGTTTGCTTAGTACGAGCCATCTTTCTTTCACAATTCCAACTTCACACTGTCACTgttaaaaacacaataatcGTGCGTCTCGTTTGTGTATCGCTTATATAGAAAATGAGTGATAAGTTAGAAAGAGAACGATATATTCGCTGTTCGTCGCTTTGCCGATTATGTTACGAGGGTAGGGTGTGAGCGAGATGGAAATATTCTTGTACTCTTTCGAGTTTTGGATATTTTTGGTATAAATATAAGCGCTGCCCGAAGAGCTAGCATTAGTACCTCAGTGACATTCGTGGtgttaagttaaataaaaatataaagtgaAGAATGACTGGTCGTGGTAAAGGTGGCAAAGGCTTGGGTAAAGGCGGCGCCAAACGTCATCGCAAAGTGTTGCGTGATAATATCCAGGGCATCACGAAACCAGCTATCCGGCGTTTAGCTCGACGTGGTGGCGTAAAACGTATTTCTGGTCTTATTTATGAGGAAACTCGCGGTGTTCTAAAGGTTTTCTTGGAGAATGTCATCCGTGATGCGGTCACATACACCGAACACGCTAAGAGGAAGACAGTCACAGCCATGGATGTTGTTTATGCGCTGAAAAGACAAGGCCGTACCCTGTACGGTTTTGGcggttaaaaagaaaatgtagaaTTTATGTTGACACAATCGGTCCTTTTCAGGACCACCAATCCATTTTATTAAAAGAgatcaaaaacatttaattcaatttaaatcaacCAGAATCACCGATCTTCGTTTGTTTGacatattttgtgcttgttttgAATCTATCACAAACGTAAGACAATATTGCACAAATTTATTGACTAGCACACGATGACTGTACTTTTGACCTCTAGGATGTACCTTATATTATTGAATCGATTTTTGTTACCTTAGtgaataaaaagataatctcttttttaacattttgggTTGTCCTGAAAAGGACGCTTGGTTTCGactatttacaaatgtatacgctgtgttttttttagtttagtgAACCATCAAATTATGCCTTCTTTTCAGTCTTCTTGGGCAACAGAACTGCTTGGATTTTGGGTAAAACCGCCCTGGGCAATGGTCAAGCTGTCAAACGTTTCTTCATCTAAGAATAAACTTCTCCCGACACTGCTCCAGCAATCGACCAGAATCACGGATCTTCGTttgtttcacatattttgtgcttgtttctTAACTATCACCAACGTAAGACAACCGCATTcgatatgaaaatattgcacatttttattgactaGTCGATGACTGTACTTTTGAGCTCTGACAAGCAAGTACTTTGTATTATTGAGTCGATTTCGGATACCTTattgaatgaaaatataatctttttgacatttttggtCGTCCTGAAAAGGACGTTTGGTTTCGAGtatttacaaatgtatacgctgttttttttttgtttagtgaACTAGCAAATTATGCCTTCTTTTCAGTCTTCTTGGGCAACAGAACTGCTTGGATGTTGGGCAAAACACCGCCCTGGGCAATGGTGACGCCCGAAAGCAGTTTGTTTAACTCCTCATCGTTACGAATGGCCAATTGCAAATGGCGAGGGATAATTCTGGTTTTCTTGTTGTCGCGTGCAGCATTGCCAGCCAACTCCAAAACTTCAGCGGCCAAATATTCCATAACGGCAGCCAAGTAGACAGGAGCACCGGCACCTACACGTTCAGCATAGTTGCCCTTACGAAGGAGGCGGTGAATACGACCAACGGGAAACTGAAGACCAGCACGGTTAGAACGCGACTTTGCCTTTCCCTTCACTTTTCCACCTTTACCGCGACCagacattttcttattttctttatttcactgTTTCACTGCTAGCACACAAATATCGAATGTTATTGACATCAAACCTCACGACTAttgtatttatacttttttcaaCTAACCACTTCTTCAGTTTAGAGTAGAGAGTTGAACGGGCTGTTAACATGAAAGCGTCGTTCgaaaaaagtataaatgcTAAGCAACTGTAGGGTGTCTGTCAAACATTTGTGGAGTGAATTAAAGTGAACGTTTGTGAATAATAATGCCGCCGAAAACAAGTGGGAAGGCAGCCAAAAAGGCTGGTAAGGCTCAGAAAAACATTACCAAGAatgacaagaagaagaagcgcaaGAGGAAGGAAAGCTACGCTATCTACATTTACAAAGTGCTCAAGCAGGTCCACCCTGACACCGGCATTTCGTCAAAGGCGATGAGCATAATGAACAGCTTTGTTAACGACATTTTCGAGCGTATTGCTGCCGAGGCCTCCCGTTTGGCTCACTACAACAAACGCTCGACTATTACCAGTCGGGAAATCCAAACCGCAGTACGTCTTTTGCTGCCCGGCGAATTGGCCAAGCACGCTGTCAGTGAGGGAACAAAAGCAGTTACAAAGTACACCAGCTCCAAGTAAAATTCAGCTAGATGTGCATTGTACgggaagcaaacaaaagcaaaaggcccTTTTCAGGGCCACAAATCTCTTTTTCaaggaattaaaaatatttttaaatatcagaATATTGtccatatatagatacatatttcaGAAAATTAACATAGTAATCAAACAGTCGTCATccttatgaaataaaaaagataacTAAATATCTGTTGGCTACAGCAGTGGATCAGTATTCCATACTATCCCGACTAgtaatattttttgcaaatatccAATAGCTCTTTTTTGCTATTCTAGCTGAAAATGTCTCAATAGGCAAACGCGTACAGTTTTTTTCGAGCATGATACTGCAAGTGAAATTCGGTGAGatagaaaatatgtaatttgtttttagattATTCCTATCACAGTGTTGTCTTTTTTGGTATGATGGACAGATTTTTGTACATTAAATTCAAGATGTATATAGGAAAATATCAATctctttgtttaaaatattttgtggtcctgaaaaggaccgattttttttttatatttatgtattagagACGAGGTAGACTTAAGCGCGCTCCCCACGAATACGTCTGGCCAGTTGAATGTCCTTGGGCATGATGGTGACACGCTTAGCGTGGATAGCACACAAATTTGTATCTTCGAATAGGCCAACTAGATAGGCTTCGCTAGCTTCCTGCAAGGCCATCACAGCCGAGCTCTGGAAACGTAAGTCGGTCTTGAAGTCTTGAGCAATTTCGCGCACTAAACGCTGGAACGGCAACTTGCGAATAAGCAGTTCCGTGCTCTTCTGGTAGCGACGAATTTCACGCAGGGCAACAGTGCCTGGCCTATAGCGATGAGGTTTCTTCACACCACCAGTTGCTGGAGCACTTTTACGTGCTGCCTTAGTAGCTAACTGTTTCCGAGGGGCCTTTCCTCCAGTTGATTTACGAGCAGTTTGCTTAGTACGAGCCATCTTTCTTTCACAATTCCAACTTCACACTGTCACTgttaaaaacacaataatcGTGCGTCTCGTTTGTGTATCGCTTATATAGAAAATGAGTGATAAGTTAGAAAGAGAACGATATATTCGCTGTTCGTCGCTTTGCCGATTATGTTACGAGGGTAGGGTGTGAGCGAGATGGAAATATTCTTGTACTCTTTCGAGTTTTGGATATTTTTGGTATAAATATAAGCGCTGCCCGAAGAGCTAGCATTAGTACCTCAGTGACATTCGTGGtgttaagttaaataaaaatataaagtgaAGAATGACTGGTCGTGGTAAAGGTGGCAAAGGCTTGGGTAAAGGCGGCGCCAAACGTCATCGCAAAGTGTTGCGTGATAATATCCAGGGCATCACGAAACCAGCTATCCGGCGTTTAGCTCGTCGTGGTGGCGTAAAACGTATTTCTGGTCTTATTTATGAGGAAACTCGCGGTGTTCTAAAGGTTTTCTTGGAGAATGTCATCCGTGATGCGGTCACATACACCGAACACGCTAAGAGGAAGACAGTCACAGCCATGGATGTTGTTTATGCGCTGAAAAGACAAGGCCGTACCCTGTACGGTTTTGGcggttaaaaagaaaatgtagaaTTTATGTTGACACAATCGGTCCTTTTCAGGACCACCAATCCATTTTATTAAAAGAgatcaaaaacatttaattcaatttaaatcaacCAGAATCACCGATCTTCGTTTGTTTGacatattttgtgcttgttttgAATCTATCACAAACGTAAGACAATATTGCACAAATTTATTGACTAGCACACGATGACTGTACTTTTGACCTCTAGGATGTACCTTATATTATTGAATCGATTTTTGTTACCTTAGtgaataaaaagataatctcttttttaacattttgggTTGTCCTGAAAAGGACGCTTGGTTTCGactatttacaaatgtatacgctgtgttttttttagtttagtgAACCATCAAATTATGCCTTCTTTTCAGTCTTCTTGGGCAACAGAACTGCTTGGATTTTGGGTAAAACACCGCCCTGGGCAATGGTCAAGCTGTCAAACGTTTCTTCATCTAAGAATAAACTTCTCCCGACACTGCTCCAGCAATCGACCAGAATCACGGATCTTCGTttgtttcacatattttgtgcttgtttctTAACTATCACCAACGTAAGACAACCGCATTcgatatgaaaatattgcacatttttattgactaGTCGATGACTGTACTTTTGAGCTCTGACAAGCAAGTACTTTGTATTATTGAGTCGATTTCGGATACCTTATTGAATGAAAATTCAatctttttgacatttttggtCGTCCTGAAAAGGACGTTTGGTTTCGAGtatttacaaatgtatacgctgttttttttttgtttagtgaACTAGCAAATTATGCCTTCTTTTCAGTCTTCTTGGGCAACAGAACTGCTTGGATGTTGGGCAAAACACCGCCCTGGGCAATGGTGACGCCCGAAAGCAGTTTGTTTAACTCCTCATCGTTACGAATGGCCAATTGCAAATGGCGAGGGATAATTCTGGTTTTCTTGTTGTCGCGTGCAGCATTGCCAGCCAACTCCAAAACTTCAGCGGCCAAATATTCCATAACGGCAGCCAAGTAGACAGGAGCACCGGCACCTACACGTTCAGCATAGTTGCCCTTACGAAGGAGGCGGTGAATACGACCAACGGGAAACTGAAGACCAGCACGGTTAGAACGCGACTTTGCCTTTCCCTTCACTTTTCCACCTTTACCGCGACCagacattttcttattttctttatttcactgTTTCACTGCTAGCACACAAATATCGAATGTTATTGACATCAAACCTCACGACTAttgtatttatacttttttcaaCTAACCACTTCTTCAGTTTAGAGTAGAGAGTTGAACGGGCTGTTAACATGAAAGCGTCGTTCgaaaaaagtataaatgcTAAGCAACTGTAGGGTGTCTGTCAAACATTTGTGGAGTGAATTAAAGTGAACGTTTGTGAATAATAATGCCGCCGAAAACAAGTGGGAAGGCAGCCAAAAAGGCTGGTAAGGCTCAGAAAAACATTACCAAGAatgacaagaagaagaagcgcaaGAGGAAGGAAAGCTACGCTATCTACATTTACAAAGTGCTCAAGCAGGTCCACCCTGACACCGGCATTTCGTCAAAGGCGATGAGCATAATGAACAGCTTTGTTAACGACATTTTCGAGCGTATTGCTGCCGAGGCCTCCCGTTTGGCTCACTACAACAAACGCTCGACTATTACCAGTCGGGAAATCCAAACCGCAGTACGTCTTTTGCTGCCCGGCGAATTGGCCAAGCACGCTGTCAGTGAGGGAACAAAAGCAGTTACAAAGTACACCAGCTCCAAGTAAAATTCAGCTAGATGTGCATTGTACgggaagcaaacaaaagcaaaaggcccTTTTCAGGGCCACAAATCTCTTTTTCaaggaattaaaaatatttttaaatatcagaATATTGtccatatatagatacatatttcaGAAAATTAACATAGTAATCAAACAGTCGTCATccttatgaaataaaaaagataacTAAATATCTGTTGGCTACAGCAGTGGATCAGTATTCCATACTATCCCGACTAgtaatattttttgcaaatatccAATAGCTCTTTTTTGCTATTCTAGCTGAAAATGTCTCAATAGGCAAACGCGTACAGTTTTTTTCGAGCATGATACTGCAAGTGAAATTCGGTGAGatagaaaatatgtaatttgtttttagattATTCCTATCACAGTGTTGTCTTTTTTGGTATGATGGACAGATTTTTGTACATTAAATTCAAGATGTATATAGGAAAATATCAATctctttgtttaaaatattttgtggtcctgaaaaggaccgattttttttttatatttatgtattagagACGAGGTAGACTTAAGCGCGCTCCCCACGAATACGTCTGGCCAGTTGAATGTCCTTGGGCATGATGGTGACACGCTTAGCGTGGATAGCACACAAATTTGTATCTTCGAATAGGCCAACTAGATAGGCTTCGCTAGCTTCCTGCAAGGCCATCACAGCCGAGCTCTGGAAACGTAAGTCGGTCTTGAAGTCTTGAGCAATTTCGCGTACTAAACGCTGGAACGGCAACTTGCGAATAAGCAGTTCCGTGCTCTTCTGGTAGCGACGAATTTCACGCAGGGCAACAGTGCCTGGCCTATAGCGATG from Drosophila virilis strain 15010-1051.87 chromosome 2, Dvir_AGI_RSII-ME, whole genome shotgun sequence carries:
- the LOC6636998 gene encoding histone H2B, which codes for MPPKTSGKAAKKAGKAQKNITKNDKKKKRKRKESYAIYIYKVLKQVHPDTGISSKAMSIMNSFVNDIFERIAAEASRLAHYNKRSTITSREIQTAVRLLLPGELAKHAVSEGTKAVTKYTSSK
- the LOC6637001 gene encoding histone H3, translated to MARTKQTARKSTGGKAPRKQLATKAARKSAPATGGVKKPHRYRPGTVALREIRRYQKSTELLIRKLPFQRLVREIAQDFKTDLRFQSSAVMALQEASEAYLVGLFEDTNLCAIHAKRVTIMPKDIQLARRIRGERA
- the LOC6637215 gene encoding histone H4, translating into MTGRGKGGKGLGKGGAKRHRKVLRDNIQGITKPAIRRLARRGGVKRISGLIYEETRGVLKVFLENVIRDAVTYTEHAKRKTVTAMDVVYALKRQGRTLYGFGG
- the LOC116649809 gene encoding histone H2A; the encoded protein is MSGRGKGGKVKGKAKSRSNRAGLQFPVGRIHRLLRKGNYAERVGAGAPVYLAAVMEYLAAEVLELAGNAARDNKKTRIIPRHLQLAIRNDEELNKLLSGVTIAQGGVLPNIQAVLLPKKTEKKA
- the LOC138910941 gene encoding histone H3 — encoded protein: MARTKQTARKSTGGKAPRKQLATKAARKSAPATGGVKKPHRYRPGTVALREIRRYQKSTELLIRKLPFQRLVREIAQDFKTDLRFQSSAVMALQEASEAYLVGLFEDTNLCAIHAKRVTIMPKDIQLARRIRGERA
- the LOC116649837 gene encoding histone H3, with the translated sequence MARTKQTARKSTGGKAPRKQLATKAARKSAPATGGVKKPHRYRPGTVALREIRRYQKSTELLIRKLPFQRLVREIAQDFKTDLRFQSSAVMALQEASEAYLVGLFEDTNLCAIHAKRVTIMPKDIQLARRIRGERA
- the LOC116649825 gene encoding histone H4; the protein is MTGRGKGGKGLGKGGAKRHRKVLRDNIQGITKPAIRRLARRGGVKRISGLIYEETRGVLKVFLENVIRDAVTYTEHAKRKTVTAMDVVYALKRQGRTLYGFGG
- the LOC6636963 gene encoding histone H3 produces the protein MARTKQTARKSTGGKAPRKQLATKAARKSAPATGGVKKPHRYRPGTVALREIRRYQKSTELLIRKLPFQRLVREIAQDFKTDLRFQSSAVMALQEASEAYLVGLFEDTNLCAIHAKRVTIMPKDIQLARRIRGERA